The stretch of DNA ttgctcagttcatctttacctcgatcccaactagtctcccagtccctgctgctgaaaaacatccccacagcatgatgctaccaccaccatgcttcaccgtaaggatggtgccaggtttcctccagacgtgatgcttggcattcaggccaaatcttggtctttatcagaccagagaatcttgtttctcatggtctgagagtcctttaggtgtcttttggcaaaaccccaagcgggctgtcatgtgccttttaatgaggagtggcttccatctggccactctaccataaaggcctgattggtggagtgctgcagagacagtTGTCCTTGTGgatggttctctcatctccacagaggaactccatcggtcagggaggtgaccaagaacccaaggCCTTTCtctcccaattgctcagtttggctgggcagccagctctagaaagagtcttggtggttccaaaattcttccatttttagaaggatggaagccactgtgttcttggggaccttcaatgctgcagacatttgttggtacacttccccagatctgtgcctcgatacaatcctgtttcggagctccacggacaattccttcgaactcagggcttggttttgctctgacatgcactgtcaactgtgggaccttatatagaaagatgtgtgcctttccaaatcatgtccaatcaattgaatttaccactggtggactccaatgaagttgtagaaacatctcaaggatgatcaatggaaacaggatgtacatgagctcaatttcgagtctcgtaccaaagggtctgaatacttatgtaaataaggtatttctgtttttttgtgtgtagattgatgagggaaaaaattatacaatccattttagaataaggctgaaacgtaacaaaatgtggaaaaagttggcACTGAAGGCACTGTTCACAACGACACATTCATgtgcacccacaaacacacagactcaGACACACATCCAATGattccagcagcataccaccctgcatccccactgctggcttgtcctggctaaattccccaatctggccctcataccatcatggtcacctaatcatccccagcttccaattggctcattcatcccccctcctctcccctgtaaccatTTCCcgggttgttgctgtaaatgagaatgtgttctcagtcaacttccccggtgaaataaataaacatacaaatGTATGCAAAAAGTTTCCATGTAGGTTTAGTTGAAAATCCCCTTTATATTGCAGTCACACTGGGATGGTCAGGTCAAATTTAAGCTCAGTTCTACTGCCTCAACACACGCTGCTCCACACACTTCCTTATTAAACATCTGCTGGTGGCTGTGTTTTAATGTTGTCACAGTACATAGACACTTCTCTCCTGGTGAGTGACTGCTCGGCTCCACGCGTATCACTATCAGGAGCATCGGGGGGTGGGGGTTGGGAGGtatgagggggggagggaaggagagcaaACACATCCCTTTGAGAAAGAGCCTCCAGAGCTAATATTGACCAGCACGCTCAACTACACACAGCAATACAAATTAGCTACAGTACTGACCTCCGCACAAAGGACACATGTTATCACCTGGTTGAATTAGGCCCGTCTGCCACTGATCAGCAGTGCCCAGACACACAtctactgggagggagggagagagaccgagagatttTTCACAACTGGGAAAGATGGAAACCTAGTCAGttacacaactgaatgcattcaactgaaatgtgtcttccgcatttcaCCCAGCCCCTCTTAATAAGAGAGTGTGGATGCCTTAAGTCGACATCCATGTCATCAgagcccggggagcagttgttgtcgggggttaattgccttgcacaagggcagaacggcagatttttccaccaGGGATTCGAATCAGCAGCGCTTTGCTTACTGGCCCAACCGAGCgacacacgcgtgcacacacacacacaccataaaaaCATGACAGAACACAGTAAAGCCTACTTTTAAATATAATTGAATCTAATAATCTGGCTCTTTACACAGGTGCcataaaaacaacacattttattGACCAACAAGTGGCTTCTTTTTCACAGTATCTATAGTTATTTTCAAGAAAGACCAACTCCCAAACATACTGCATAAATAAAATGCTGATATATATTCTGATAAATGCTGCCGAGGTCATCATTTGAAAAATACATGTTCAAAGTCCTGTGTAAGAAAAAGCCCTGCAAGCTTTCAGCAATTCAGAAGCCAACATCAAGGTCCTTCTCATAACCAAgcaaatacacagtgtacaaaatattaagaacaccgttcgccatcagaacagcctcaattcgtcagggcatggactctacaatgtgttgaaagcgttccacagggatgctgacccatgttgattccaatgcttcccacagttgtgtcaagttgtctggatgtcctttgggatggtagaccattcttgatacacacggcaaactgttgagcgtgaaaatacCCAgccgcgttgcagttcttgacaaaccgGGACGCCGCGCTCCTAAGACCATACCCCGTTTAATGCACTTCAATattttttcttgcccattcaccctctgaatggcacacacatccatgtctcaactgtctcaaggttGAAAAactcttctttaacctgtctcctcgccttaatttacactgattgaagtggatttaacaagtgacatcaataagggatcatagctttcagctggattcacctggtcagtctatgtcatggaaagagcaggtgttcctaaagtTTTCTACACAGTGTACGATGCTGATGTCAAAACTCACACACTCAGATTAGTAAAGTCTGTTTCAAAGTCTTGAAGACTTGTTGGGAGTTGTGTAACGGCAGATGCAGGGTGACAGGAAACAGATTGCTGCTGCCCAGGGCACGCCCTCAGGTTAGACCGGGGAAAGAGATCACTCCCTGTCCCTGATGTTTAGGTGAGAGAGGCGGggacacagctgtgtgtgtgtgtgtgtgtgtgtgtgtgtgtgtgtgtgtgtgtgtgtgtgtgtgtgtgtgtgtgtgtgtgtgtgtgtgtgtgtgtgtgtgtgtgtgtgtgagagagagagagagagcatcccaAGGCCCTACGGCTCAGAATCTGCCGTCGCTATGCAGCTGACACTTCTTAGCAACAGAGTGACACAGTCTCAGAGACTAATTTGACTCTGTACAGGAGTAGATATTCTGGAACCTTCACCTCtacttaaaatgtacctcctaGTTTTTAAAATGAAGAGATATAAAAGCTGAAAATTACCCAAAAGGCAGCAGCATAAAATAGCAGAAGCCAACTCCGTTTTAAATCATTTTTCAATTACGAAGACGTTATATTTCTTCACCAACACAGTTGCTAACAACTTCACAGTAATAAAACGTACTTTCAAATGGGAAGACTGTCCCCTGTGGCTCCCTGCTACTGTCATGTACCGTATCTGCCTCCTAACCAAGGCCAATATGGCAGGCAGCAGTTATGCTACCAATGATGTAACAACTTGCAGCACTAAATCATCTAGTTGGTTTTGTATAGACTAATAAACACATTTACGCGTGACACAGTGCCGTGTAACCACTCAATGGCCCTGTGCTGTTGTGTGTAATGGGGGTGTGTGTTCCTTTGCCGCACACGTCAACACTTTATATTGCACAATCACTCACCCAATCATGGAAaagcacacagacacgcacaggatGGTGTAGAAAGAAGGGAGGAAACcttcaaacaaacacacaggggGAAACCCATTCATCTATATCCACCTCAGCATCAAGTCCAGAAGCCATGGTCAATAAAAATGTTCAGGACCTTGATGTAAATCTCATTAGCTTGAAGCAAGGCTCTTATCTGGCCAGTCTAGATACAGTAATTCACTTTGTTTCATAGAGACACTTCAGATAAATCACTCTACTGGgaacagtgtgtctctctctccaacttTCCATCTCTCCTTTTTTTGGCAGAGGGAAATTAACAAGCTGCTCCGAAAGCCATTATCAGAAATCCATAAAAGTCATCCGAAGGTGCAGTGCACCCCTGCAAAGACATGGCCAAACTACTCCACAGTAGTCAATTCTCCAAACACGGTTTACCCACCACCCCCACGGTGTTGTTTTGGACCCAGACAGACAGCCCCTGCTATCACACAGTGGATCACAGAGCAAGCAGGTTCAAAGCCCATTCTTATTCCCCTCGGCCTCAAACACATCTAATTACcaacggtaacacacacacacaccagcaccacgACACAGACCATCCACCCACCCGACACAACCACCCTCACACGGTctttaaaacatgttttacagGATGtatgtgttacacacacacacacacacacacacacacacacacacacacacacacacacacagagagagagaaaaagagagagaagacctTGATGTGCAGATGTGAGGGAGAATGGCTAGCAGCGGGATGGAAACGCTCCTTTAATGCCAGACTCAGACACAGAGACATCCGTAGTGATGCCTGGCTACGTCACCCTACAAAGCAAAACCACACCAAACAATCAAGCAATCCGAACACCGTGTCCCCATCAAACCACGTCCAGCCGCATATACACTACAAAATCCCATACACCCTCCTTTCAGGCCATTACATGCCATACAGGTGAGTACCAACACAACTGTTGGGGGGAAAACACCATTGCGCACATGCAACTGGTgtgaaatagctagctagttagcgtcgctcgctctgagaccttggagtagttgtttcccttgctctgcagggGAAGTGTGTGCAGGGGGTCCCTGGGTCGAGGGAAGGAAGCAATACTGTTATATTGGTGCCGTGACCTGGTTCACTCAGTTGGGCTTTGCCCAACAGCTGGGGTTGCtatagaggaggtggtggtgagtGGGGGGTGGtgggtgtaaccggtgtgaaattcctagctagttagcatcacttgctctgagaccttggaGTAATTGTTTCCCTTGCTTTGCAAAGACCATGACTTCTGTGGAGCGATAGGCACAgatgcttcatgggtgactgttgtcgatttGTGTAGTGGGTCCCTGGTTAAAGCACTGGTTGAGGGATGGATACAATACTGTTACACACAACCCAAAAACACTGGCAGCGCTATGTGTTTGAGGATGTGCTGAGAAGCTCAAGATCCTATTGAGAGTTTGATGATGATTACTATAAGCCTACTTACAACAGACCTGGTGAGATGCTGACATCTTGTGAGAGAAAAGTGTAGTTGCATCCCTCCAAATAGGGGACCATAGTCATCCTTTTAGAATCCTGTTTCCCtatatacattttgaattcaaagattaaaatgatacagctcTGAAATAACGCAGGTTGAAGGATGCACCTGTTAGAAATTCACCTAGGCCTACCTCTAGGGACCCGGTGCAGTTAAAATACAACATTTGTCTTGCTGCAAATGGCCTTTCCGTCACCACAAACGTAGTCAGTCGCCCTGGCCTTCAAACGTGAGCAACTTTACAACCTTTTGCCCACTCCCCCGACAACATCAGCCGATGTAATCGATTTTAACCTGATGGCACGGTATATCTCCGTTGTACCTCACTAATCAATAGGAATCTGCAATTGAAGGCTAACGTTACTTTTTCGAGAGTTGGGATGATGGAGGACCGCTCAAGCCAGGTAAACTAAAATGACGTATACCGATATTGTTTTTAAGCATTGTTGATTGACATAACATGCACGTGTTTCTGATGCAGTTCACTAGTTTTGCTGGCATTCGTGTAATATGATGCACGCACACTGGACAATGGTGTGCAATGCCTTTTGCCGTGAATGTTTATTTTTTCACCGAAAACAAGTGCCCATACACTTCAACATCCTTACTTGTCAGCATCACCCAACGTGTCTGTTTATATTATGAAGGGTGCAAAATGTTTGGAACTTTTTTTTCGATTATCTAGGCCTGTTAGCAAAAGCAGCTAATTGGCTGGTGTATTGGTTAGTCTATTGATCTGCAAGACGCACATGTCTTTCATCAAATAGTGATGGCATTCAGTGTTTTCTTTTCGGAGAGCCGGCAGGCCCATTAGGCTCCCAAACGTCTCTTCGTTTTAAACGCTTAAATTGAACTAGAAACATAATTTTTAGAACCAATCTCCAATGATCAGAGTACACACCGCTTTCTGTTAACATCTCGTTTACATTTGAAATGCTCGCATCTCTCCTTTAATcaatcccccccccctctgcctgtcctcctccctatTTCTGCAGCCGTTAAGAAGCGCTTCAGACTGGCCATCATTGTGAAGTGGCAGTCCACTGCTAGGCCCAAGCACGACAAGCCTTCCAGACCCCCACCTCTCCCTGCCGCTTCCTCCTCGATAGACCCCGATCTCCCCTGCTGCCCCCGCGTTCTGCTgggctgtgtggggggggggggggctctcccaTGGTGCACGCTGCTCTTGTTTCCCCCGGGGGTATCTAAGTTGCCTCCTGTGGACGCAGCAGCTCTGCTCcagggtgtgtgtgaggtgttACGGGCGGAGTAAGCTCCTCAACGACCTGCAGTACCGCCACATGGGGCCTGACGGGTTCCTGTGCTTCAGCTACCAGGTGTATGCGTCGGGGCTGGCCACACCCTTCACTGGGATGGTGCAGACTCTTCCCGGCCCCAACCCTGGAGCTATACAGGAGGCTCGCAGAGCTGCAGCCCAGCAGGTCCTCAGCGCAGGGCCTGATATCACCCCGATCCCTGTGAGACACAGAGCCGCCACCCGTACTTCTCATGTTGTATAAAGACTTTTGTGTGTTTTGCACTCTTTTATTTGTAGTAAATCGTGAGTAGATGCGTGATTTTACCTTTGCCTGTTTCTAATTTGTATTAaaatatttttaataaatgtcagTTTGGCTGTCTAATATGGAGTTCAGGGTGGTAGGTATTATACATCTGAAATATCCCCCATGGATTCCATAAATGTACATTTGAGGTCTTTTCACAAGGACTGGATGTAACCCTTGTAGTATTAGGGAATGCTGTTGGTGGTTGGGAGCATCCTGGAGAGGCAGCAACAGACTAGGATTACATCTGTCAACAATGAACACTCAACAGTTTGATAGTTCAGCTGAACAAATGTACATTTAGTAAGCATTTACAGACAGCAAATTTTCAGGATACTGCAAACCACTTAACAGCATTCCCTTTTAGTCAAACACAGGAAGAATTCACAGGGGTAAATGTCCTATATTATTTTGGGAATATCCAACACTCGCCGACTGTGTAGCATTTGTTTCAGTAATTTATTGCAGACCAATGTTTTTACTATTGTAATTTGACAGTTTCTagttgtagttattcaagtaggTTTTCTAAAACACAACAGTCCACATTAAATTGTAATCTGCTGTTGGATACAACTGTTGTAAATCAATCTCTTAAGGTGAAGGTAAATATCCGTTTATTGGTATGCTGATAGGACAGGCATTTTCATATTTCCTATATAGGCAGATCAACCTTTAGCGCTAAGACTAATACAGTGACTATTGCAATGTTACCCATGTCATACTATTGTCTTATGTACGTTATCAATGTTCCTCGTCCTTGAGGGTACGCAGGTGTCTGGGTAGTCGGCACGAAACCACTGCCTTTTGAGACCACTAATATGCAAGGCCTGGACAAGTGAAACTATTGGGCAATGTTCTGCAGTTGAGACGAGATGATCTTGGTTGGCATGTTGAGGACTTGCGTGGTCAGCGGGGAGACCTGTGGTAAACAACTTCTTGAGCCAATCGGATGATGAGGCGGGGTGTTGTCAGGCAAAACCATGACTTAGACGACTGAGGTCCTTCTCTTGATCTCCTCCACTAGTTCAGCTCTGGACACGTCAATCTGAGAAGAAAAAACAGAAACGTGGTGTTTTattcaagagtgtgtgtgtgtttaactgacAAAGATGCTGCGTGTGTATGAGAATCTCACCTCCTCTCGGCTGTGGACCGTTCGGAGCTTCACCACCCCGTCCTTGAGCTCCTGCTCCCCTAGGATCGCCACCAGGGGGATCCCAGAGTCCTCACAGTGCTGCAGCTGGCTCAGCAGCTTGGGGTTCTTCTTATACATCACCTCTGCCTGACAACCCAACCACAGTTATATAAAGGTTCCTCTTATGAATAGTCACAGCCCACACTCAGCTGTTTCACCAGTGGAAATCAACTCTACACACGCACCATCTCTGACTCACCGTGTCAATCTCAgatcgaacacacacacacacacacacacccccacacccacCTTGATCCCAGCGTTCCACAGTTCAGCGGTCAGTCGGAGTCTCTCCTCCAGAAGGTTTTTCTGTGCCGAGGCCACCATGACTTGAGTCTCTGTGGTTCGCACCTTCTCCGCCGATGCCTGGGGAGCCAGACCCCAACACACCAGTCAGCCACACACAGAGTTTCTCTCTGGCACATTGATGAACAGACCAGCCTGTGGGGGGAGCTGGCTGTTCATAATGCCCGTCCCCCTTCCTTACCTCAGCCTTCTGCTCCATGATGGAGAAGACCCTCTCGATGCCGATGCTGACCCCCACACACGGCACCTTCCTGCCCTTGGGGTCGAACATGCCCACCAGGCCGTCGTAGCGCCCGCCGCCCGCCACGCTGCCCACGCTCACACCTTCCTCAGCCTTCTCGCCCGCCCCGTTCTGGGCTGCCGCCACTGGGACCGGGCCGGTCTGGGTCAGAATGGCCTCATAAATCACACCTGTGTAGTAGTCCAACCCACGGGCCAGACTCAGGTCAAACACCAcctgggagagggggaagagagggaagaaagaatggagggagaggacagattAAAAGGAGACAGTAGGAAGGAACACGAGGCGAGGGATTTGGAAAAAAGGACTGCACCCTCAGACTTATTTCAGCTGATCATATCAtgacatctatatatatatatatatatatataacccctGAACCCCCAAAAAACTATTACTGTTCAGAGAACTAAATGCCTCTACGGAGTAGGCTGTTGATGGAAATATTTCTATAGAGACGCATTACCTGTCATATCACCTTGGTCACCAGATAACCTGTCACCTCTGACCCCTCACCTTGTCTGTAACCTGGAAGAGCTGCAGGTAGCTGAAGAGCTGCTTCATGTCTGTTAGGCCGGCACACGCCTGCTTGCTCTGTGACATCTTAGCATCCTGCAGCAGGCGCTCAGCTAGGTCCATCCCCCCTGGAACACACACCAATCACAGACAGGGTCAGACCAGGGGAAAGGTCAAAGGTCAGTCTATGTGTGTGACCTGTCCTCACCCTGCAAGCTGACATACTGTCCGATTTGATCGGCTGCTTCCTCAGACAGACCCTTCTCCTTCACCATTTCACTCCTCACATCCTCCCAAGACATCTGGGGGGTGAAGAGAGGACACAAAGGTGGGAGAGGAAAGCAGAGAGCAGCATAGAAAGGGTGGAGAAAATAAGGGAGAAATGTTATCCTTTATTTACTTTGTTTGCATATtaaaacattgttaatgtttacCGTTTAGCATTCCATTTCCTTAACCACATAAGGTTATTGTCCAGCGGGTTTACCTTGTCCAGTTTGTCCACTGTGGAGCAGATGGTGCGGAACTTGTCATCCGGAACTCCACACACTGCAAACATTCCGTCTAGAATACGTCTGTCGTTCACCTGCACAGAGAGGATATTAGGGTGGGGAGGGGCGTTAGGACGAGTGTGGCCACACATACAGACCTTCCGTGTATTCCTTGCTTCATATTGCGTCACAGGATGTTTTACCACGGGTGATGTGTGTCTCTGACCTACCTTGATGCGGAAGTCTCCCAGCTCCAGCTCACTCAGGATCTCGTGGACGATCTTCAGGCACTCAGCGTCTGGGATCATGGGGTCGTACTGGCCTGCAATGTCAAAATCCTGGGAGGCGGAGAAACACACACTTAGCAAGAAAATGGGTCATGTGTATCCACAAACATCTGGATGTAGCAGAAAGCAAAAATGATTCCAGTGTTATGGCCGATGTGGACGGTCGAACCAGGGTTCGCTCTGACGCTTACACACTGATAGAACTCCCTGTAGCGGCCGCGGGTCATGGCGGGGTT from Salvelinus fontinalis isolate EN_2023a chromosome 29, ASM2944872v1, whole genome shotgun sequence encodes:
- the LOC129827839 gene encoding histidine--tRNA ligase isoform X2; protein product: MADKAQIQEAIKTQGEVVRKLKAEKASKEQIDEEVAKLLELKAQLGGDEGRHQFTLKTAKGTRDYNPKQMAIREKVFNTIISCFKRHGAENIDTPVFELKETLTGKYGEDSKLIYDLKDQGGELLSLRYDLTVPFARYLAMNKVTNIKRYHIAKVYRRDNPAMTRGRYREFYQCDFDIAGQYDPMIPDAECLKIVHEILSELELGDFRIKVNDRRILDGMFAVCGVPDDKFRTICSTVDKLDKMSWEDVRSEMVKEKGLSEEAADQIGQYVSLQGGMDLAERLLQDAKMSQSKQACAGLTDMKQLFSYLQLFQVTDKVVFDLSLARGLDYYTGVIYEAILTQTGPVPVAAAQNGAGEKAEEGVSVGSVAGGGRYDGLVGMFDPKGRKVPCVGVSIGIERVFSIMEQKAEASAEKVRTTETQVMVASAQKNLLEERLRLTAELWNAGIKAEVMYKKNPKLLSQLQHCEDSGIPLVAILGEQELKDGVVKLRTVHSREEIDVSRAELVEEIKRRTSVV
- the LOC129827839 gene encoding histidine--tRNA ligase isoform X3; translation: MAIREKVFNTIISCFKRHGAENIDTPVFELKETLTGKYGEDSKLIYDLKDQGGELLSLRYDLTVPFARYLAMNKVTNIKRYHIAKVYRRDNPAMTRGRYREFYQCDFDIAGQYDPMIPDAECLKIVHEILSELELGDFRIKVNDRRILDGMFAVCGVPDDKFRTICSTVDKLDKMSWEDVRSEMVKEKGLSEEAADQIGQYVSLQGGMDLAERLLQDAKMSQSKQACAGLTDMKQLFSYLQLFQVTDKVVFDLSLARGLDYYTGVIYEAILTQTGPVPVAAAQNGAGEKAEEGVSVGSVAGGGRYDGLVGMFDPKGRKVPCVGVSIGIERVFSIMEQKAEASAEKVRTTETQVMVASAQKNLLEERLRLTAELWNAGIKAEVMYKKNPKLLSQLQHCEDSGIPLVAILGEQELKDGVVKLRTVHSREEIDVSRAELVEEIKRRTSVV
- the LOC129827839 gene encoding histidine--tRNA ligase isoform X1, with the translated sequence MINLGMASLRLCAGLAGRRSGFCARSLRTLSGMTVSQIDEEVAKLLELKAQLGGDEGRHQFTLKTAKGTRDYNPKQMAIREKVFNTIISCFKRHGAENIDTPVFELKETLTGKYGEDSKLIYDLKDQGGELLSLRYDLTVPFARYLAMNKVTNIKRYHIAKVYRRDNPAMTRGRYREFYQCDFDIAGQYDPMIPDAECLKIVHEILSELELGDFRIKVNDRRILDGMFAVCGVPDDKFRTICSTVDKLDKMSWEDVRSEMVKEKGLSEEAADQIGQYVSLQGGMDLAERLLQDAKMSQSKQACAGLTDMKQLFSYLQLFQVTDKVVFDLSLARGLDYYTGVIYEAILTQTGPVPVAAAQNGAGEKAEEGVSVGSVAGGGRYDGLVGMFDPKGRKVPCVGVSIGIERVFSIMEQKAEASAEKVRTTETQVMVASAQKNLLEERLRLTAELWNAGIKAEVMYKKNPKLLSQLQHCEDSGIPLVAILGEQELKDGVVKLRTVHSREEIDVSRAELVEEIKRRTSVV